A single window of Agromyces aureus DNA harbors:
- a CDS encoding GrpB family protein produces the protein MKREPRRPDVSTVELVGGPERLEVELHEYDDRWPGIYSEHRRRILEALAADAGAGAGAEAVDVAIEHIGSTSVPGLAAKPIVDIVVAVDDITAEEDYLDPFLAAGYVLRVREPGHRLVRTPARDIHVHIYEQGDAAVGEYLLLRDHLRSDADDRDRYERTKRMLLSRRWDDTNDYADAKTDVIAEIKARARARAARGREDGADSQ, from the coding sequence ATGAAACGCGAGCCGCGCCGACCGGATGTCTCGACCGTCGAGCTCGTCGGCGGCCCCGAGCGACTCGAGGTCGAGCTCCACGAGTACGACGACCGGTGGCCCGGCATCTACTCCGAGCATCGGCGGCGGATCCTCGAGGCGCTCGCCGCGGACGCGGGCGCAGGAGCAGGCGCCGAGGCCGTCGACGTGGCGATCGAGCACATCGGCTCGACCTCGGTGCCCGGGCTGGCGGCGAAGCCGATCGTCGACATCGTGGTCGCCGTCGACGACATCACCGCAGAGGAGGACTACCTCGATCCGTTCCTGGCGGCCGGATACGTGCTGCGCGTTCGCGAACCCGGGCACCGGCTCGTGCGCACGCCGGCCCGCGACATCCATGTGCACATCTATGAACAGGGGGATGCTGCGGTGGGCGAGTACCTCCTGTTGCGCGATCACCTGCGCTCGGATGCCGACGATCGCGACCGCTACGAACGCACCAAGCGGATGCTGCTGAGCAGGCGGTGGGACGACACGAACGACTACGCCGACGCGAAGACCGACGTCATCGCGGAGATCAAGGCTCGTGCTCGCGCGCGGGCTGCTCGCGGTCGTGAGGACGGCGCCGATTCGCAATAG
- a CDS encoding NAD(P)-dependent alcohol dehydrogenase yields the protein MRTVHAYAAPSATEPLVPTTIERRDVGPSDVLIEIRYAGVCHSDIHTVRGDWGPIAYPQVVGHEIVGEVVEVGAEVTKHAVGDRVGVGCMVNSCRECENCKAGMENYCLKGNTQTYAARDRDGSITQGGYSTHIVVDEDFVLKVPAEIPYEAAAPLLCAGITTYSPLAHWNAGPGKKVAVVGLGGLGHMAVKIAAAMGAEVTVLSQTLSKRDDGLSFGATDYHATSDDATWRELRNRFDLIINTVSAPIDMRKYLSLLALDGTFVSVGAPPEPLPVHVFTLFGNRRSFAGSSIGSIGETQEMLDFCAEHGIAPEIELISADQINDAYERVLSSDVRYRFVIDTATLAG from the coding sequence GTGCGCACCGTCCACGCCTACGCCGCCCCGTCCGCCACCGAGCCGCTCGTGCCCACGACGATCGAACGCCGTGACGTCGGCCCGAGCGACGTGCTCATCGAGATCCGCTACGCCGGCGTCTGCCACTCCGACATCCACACCGTGCGCGGCGACTGGGGCCCGATCGCCTATCCGCAGGTCGTCGGGCACGAGATCGTCGGCGAGGTCGTCGAGGTCGGGGCCGAGGTCACGAAGCACGCCGTCGGCGACCGCGTGGGCGTCGGCTGCATGGTCAACTCGTGCCGCGAATGCGAGAACTGCAAGGCCGGCATGGAGAACTACTGCCTCAAGGGCAACACGCAGACCTACGCCGCGCGCGACCGCGACGGATCGATCACGCAGGGCGGCTACTCGACCCACATCGTGGTCGACGAGGACTTCGTGCTGAAGGTGCCCGCTGAGATCCCCTACGAGGCCGCAGCCCCGCTGCTCTGCGCGGGCATCACGACGTACTCGCCCCTCGCGCACTGGAACGCCGGACCCGGCAAGAAGGTCGCCGTCGTCGGCCTCGGCGGACTCGGGCACATGGCCGTCAAGATCGCCGCGGCCATGGGCGCCGAGGTCACCGTGCTCTCGCAGACGCTCTCGAAGCGCGACGACGGCCTGAGCTTCGGCGCGACCGACTACCACGCCACGAGCGACGACGCGACCTGGCGCGAGCTGCGCAACCGCTTCGACCTCATCATCAACACGGTCAGCGCCCCCATCGACATGCGCAAGTACCTCTCGCTGCTCGCGCTCGACGGCACCTTCGTGAGCGTCGGCGCGCCGCCCGAGCCGCTGCCCGTGCACGTGTTCACGCTGTTCGGAAACCGCCGCTCGTTCGCCGGCTCGAGCATCGGCAGCATCGGCGAGACCCAGGAGATGCTCGACTTCTGCGCCGAGCACGGCATCGCCCCCGAGATCGAGCTCATCTCGGCCGACCAGATCAACGACGCCTACGAGCGCGTGCTCTCGAGCGACGTCCGCTACCGCTTCGTGATCGACACCGCGACGCTCGCCGGCTAG
- a CDS encoding alpha/beta hydrolase family protein — translation MSTHDTITRFSPNADYDFEIRSAIGHAVGGAADIGEVLAATAGIKKNDHEGWFTAWNGLAERTAGIADAAAAAGHRVSASDAYLRASAYYSVAVNAISALPDATELAPTFKKQRAAWDSFVALAPVRAERVDIPFELSSLPGYFFRPAKEQATGATLVAVNGSDGSLAGLWASCVSQALDRGYNVLVFDGPGQQSQLFERNVPFRPDWENVLTPVYDFVARQQGVDPSRVGLYGISQGSYWVARALAFEHRYAAAITDPGLVDVSTSWTGQLPKSLVKLLDEGQNEKFDKEMGLGMKFSPETARTWQFRARPYGVTGYAETLDAVRAYTVADVAAKITTPLLITDPEGEQFWPGQADRLASLTPSVSTVVRFTEAEGADGHCQPLARTLTAQRMFDWLDDRLSS, via the coding sequence ATGAGCACGCACGACACCATCACCCGCTTCTCGCCCAACGCCGACTACGACTTCGAGATCCGCTCGGCCATCGGCCACGCCGTCGGTGGAGCCGCCGATATCGGCGAAGTCCTCGCGGCGACCGCCGGGATCAAGAAGAACGACCACGAGGGCTGGTTCACCGCCTGGAACGGGCTCGCGGAACGCACTGCGGGCATCGCGGACGCGGCAGCCGCTGCCGGGCACCGGGTCAGCGCCTCCGACGCGTACCTGCGCGCATCCGCGTACTACAGCGTCGCCGTCAACGCGATCAGCGCCCTCCCCGACGCGACCGAGCTCGCGCCGACCTTCAAGAAGCAGCGCGCCGCCTGGGATTCGTTCGTCGCCCTCGCTCCGGTGCGCGCCGAGCGCGTCGACATCCCATTCGAGCTCAGTTCGTTGCCCGGCTATTTCTTCCGCCCCGCGAAGGAGCAGGCCACCGGCGCGACCCTGGTCGCGGTGAACGGCAGCGACGGCTCGCTCGCGGGCCTCTGGGCGAGCTGCGTGTCGCAGGCCCTCGATCGCGGCTACAACGTGCTCGTGTTCGACGGCCCCGGTCAGCAGTCCCAGCTCTTCGAGCGGAACGTCCCGTTCCGACCCGACTGGGAGAACGTGCTCACCCCGGTGTACGACTTCGTCGCACGTCAGCAGGGCGTCGACCCGTCGCGGGTCGGCCTGTACGGCATCAGTCAGGGCAGCTACTGGGTCGCCCGCGCCCTCGCGTTCGAACACCGCTACGCAGCGGCGATCACCGACCCCGGCCTGGTCGACGTCTCCACCTCGTGGACGGGCCAGCTTCCGAAGTCGCTCGTGAAGCTCCTCGACGAGGGGCAGAACGAGAAGTTCGACAAGGAGATGGGCCTCGGCATGAAGTTCTCGCCCGAGACGGCACGTACCTGGCAGTTCCGGGCCCGCCCCTACGGCGTGACCGGGTACGCCGAGACCCTCGACGCCGTGCGCGCGTACACGGTCGCCGACGTCGCCGCGAAGATCACGACGCCGCTGCTGATCACCGACCCCGAGGGCGAGCAGTTCTGGCCCGGTCAGGCCGACCGGCTCGCCTCGCTCACCCCGTCGGTGTCGACCGTGGTCCGATTCACCGAGGCGGAGGGTGCCGATGGGCACTGCCAGCCACTCGCCCGCACGCTCACGGCGCAGCGCATGTTCGACTGGCTGGACGACCGGCTGTCGAGCTGA
- a CDS encoding GNAT family N-acetyltransferase, which produces MIETTATTDQDRLATGPAGHLVHTAHDPALGTIEVFVLDPDAHLDVIHAWVTQPRAKFWGLGELSRQELRDLYAYVDELDTHHAFLIFRDGTPVVLLQTYEPEHDPVGECYAVEPGDVGLHFFIGDRGAPVDAFTTRISRVLGDFLFASPRARRIIVEPDVNNDGAVNRMTRLGFEPGPVIELPDKQGRLAFMPRERWERMPR; this is translated from the coding sequence ATGATCGAGACCACCGCCACCACCGACCAAGACCGCCTCGCCACCGGCCCAGCCGGCCACCTCGTGCACACCGCGCACGACCCCGCCCTCGGCACGATCGAGGTGTTCGTGCTCGACCCCGACGCGCACCTCGACGTGATCCACGCGTGGGTCACGCAGCCGCGTGCGAAGTTCTGGGGGCTGGGCGAGCTCTCGCGGCAGGAGCTGCGCGACCTCTACGCCTACGTCGACGAGCTCGACACGCATCATGCGTTCCTGATCTTCCGCGACGGAACCCCGGTCGTGCTGCTGCAGACCTACGAGCCCGAGCACGACCCGGTCGGCGAGTGCTACGCCGTCGAGCCGGGCGACGTCGGCCTGCACTTCTTCATCGGCGACCGCGGCGCGCCCGTCGACGCCTTCACGACCCGCATCTCGCGCGTGCTCGGCGACTTCCTCTTCGCGTCGCCGCGCGCCCGGCGCATCATCGTCGAGCCCGACGTGAACAACGACGGCGCCGTGAACCGCATGACCCGCCTGGGCTTCGAGCCCGGCCCGGTCATCGAACTGCCCGACAAGCAGGGCCGACTCGCCTTCATGCCCCGCGAGCGCTGGGAGCGGATGCCGCGCTGA
- a CDS encoding penicillin acylase family protein, whose translation MISRDALGIPFVRGGDVLELAAAQGEVTAHDRGWQIEVDRRRAEGTLSALIGPAGIDWDMFARRARLDDTARRAFDGLADEDRAFVRAYVDGVRRGMRSGGSGHETATGGDPGTGARAGSAAAEFDELDARFGERAPLTDWPDHAPLGILHVAHALFSSFPSLLWAEQVARTLGEEWVDPLTGGDDAEPSSGSNAWALHGSLTESGFPLLAGDPHRLFELPGVYQQVGLACDEFDVVGLAFPGVPGIAHFGHTGEAAWGITNAMAHSVDVFRERLRRIGAESAGRGGAPAPSRDPARTTYESLGPDGWRAASVERSLIEVRGADPVWVEAIETERGTIVTDLSPLPDGEFEAWSVRMPARADRDLGFAALLPLLRARSAADVVAAFDRWVDPVNRVLTADRKGAVLSATVGRAPDRERAERRLPLDGRVARPVANRRMPRAVAIDSIAVDANERPTNPEVDLGHAYAPPHRARRIRELLEERRPAGVDEFAPIWGDALLGGLDEWLAVLPTDADPVADPVADPVADATADELRAWDGVMHADSPAAARFAAFREELVARVAALPELERLHDPHPFGAIYGPWMSARGRVAAALPGLLRAPALADHRDALVHGALTAAAARPTETWGDEHRLLPLHVFVDVEGVTDPGLGLGLPLSGDSESVRCTGSTPGVTRRSWRGSVARWAWDLGDRDRSRWSVPFGASGDPASPHFADQLPDWVAADPPAVGPPPVVEERSVSRPARPRHPLTEESSRP comes from the coding sequence GTGATCAGCCGCGACGCCCTCGGCATCCCGTTCGTGCGCGGCGGCGACGTGCTCGAGCTCGCCGCCGCGCAGGGCGAGGTGACGGCGCACGACCGCGGATGGCAGATCGAGGTCGACCGGCGCCGCGCCGAGGGCACGCTGTCGGCGCTCATCGGGCCGGCCGGCATCGACTGGGACATGTTCGCACGCCGGGCCCGACTCGACGACACCGCGCGTCGGGCGTTCGACGGGCTCGCCGACGAGGATCGTGCGTTCGTGCGCGCCTACGTCGACGGGGTGCGGCGGGGCATGCGCTCGGGCGGATCCGGCCACGAGACCGCAACAGGCGGCGACCCCGGAACCGGCGCCCGAGCCGGATCGGCCGCAGCCGAGTTCGACGAGCTCGACGCCCGCTTCGGCGAGCGCGCGCCGCTCACCGACTGGCCCGACCACGCGCCGCTCGGCATCCTGCACGTGGCGCACGCCCTGTTCTCGTCGTTCCCGAGCCTGCTCTGGGCCGAGCAGGTGGCGCGGACCCTCGGCGAGGAGTGGGTCGACCCGCTCACGGGGGGCGACGACGCCGAGCCGTCGTCGGGCAGCAATGCGTGGGCGCTGCACGGGTCGCTGACCGAGTCGGGATTCCCGCTGCTCGCGGGCGACCCGCACCGACTGTTCGAGCTGCCCGGGGTCTACCAGCAGGTCGGCCTGGCGTGCGACGAGTTCGACGTCGTCGGCCTGGCGTTCCCCGGTGTGCCGGGCATCGCGCACTTCGGCCACACGGGCGAAGCGGCCTGGGGCATCACGAACGCGATGGCGCACAGCGTCGACGTGTTCCGCGAGCGCCTGCGCCGCATCGGCGCCGAATCCGCCGGTCGAGGAGGCGCGCCAGCGCCGTCTCGAGACCCAGCCCGCACGACCTACGAGTCCCTCGGCCCCGACGGCTGGCGTGCGGCATCCGTCGAGCGCTCGCTCATCGAGGTCCGCGGCGCCGACCCGGTCTGGGTCGAGGCGATCGAGACCGAGCGCGGCACCATCGTGACCGACCTCTCCCCCCTGCCCGACGGCGAGTTCGAGGCCTGGAGCGTGCGGATGCCGGCGCGCGCCGACCGCGACCTCGGGTTCGCCGCGCTGCTGCCCTTGCTGCGCGCCCGTTCGGCGGCCGACGTCGTCGCGGCGTTCGACCGCTGGGTCGACCCGGTGAACCGCGTGCTCACCGCGGATCGGAAGGGCGCCGTCCTCTCCGCGACCGTCGGCCGAGCGCCCGACCGCGAGCGCGCCGAACGCCGCCTGCCGCTCGACGGCCGGGTCGCGCGCCCGGTCGCGAATCGGCGGATGCCGCGAGCAGTCGCCATCGACTCCATCGCCGTCGATGCCAACGAGCGCCCGACGAACCCCGAGGTGGATCTCGGCCACGCGTACGCACCGCCGCACCGCGCCCGACGCATCCGCGAGTTGCTCGAGGAGCGCCGCCCCGCCGGCGTCGACGAGTTCGCGCCGATCTGGGGCGATGCGCTGCTCGGCGGACTCGACGAGTGGCTCGCGGTGCTGCCGACCGACGCCGACCCGGTGGCCGACCCGGTGGCCGACCCGGTGGCCGACGCGACGGCCGACGAACTCCGCGCGTGGGACGGCGTCATGCACGCCGACTCCCCCGCCGCCGCACGCTTCGCGGCCTTCCGCGAGGAGCTCGTGGCCCGCGTCGCCGCCCTCCCCGAGCTCGAACGGCTGCACGACCCGCATCCGTTCGGCGCGATCTACGGCCCGTGGATGAGCGCGCGCGGCCGAGTCGCCGCGGCACTTCCGGGGCTCCTGCGCGCCCCGGCCCTCGCAGACCACCGAGACGCGCTCGTGCACGGCGCGCTGACCGCAGCCGCCGCCCGCCCGACCGAGACCTGGGGCGACGAGCACCGCCTGCTCCCCCTGCACGTCTTCGTCGACGTCGAGGGCGTCACGGATCCGGGCCTCGGCCTCGGGCTCCCGCTGAGCGGCGACAGCGAGTCCGTGCGCTGCACCGGATCCACGCCGGGGGTCACCCGCCGCAGCTGGCGCGGCTCGGTCGCCCGGTGGGCGTGGGACCTCGGGGATCGCGACCGCAGCCGCTGGAGCGTCCCCTTCGGCGCCTCCGGCGACCCGGCCTCCCCGCACTTCGCCGACCAGCTGCCCGACTGGGTCGCCGCCGACCCCCCGGCCGTCGGCCCACCCCCGGTGGTCGAGGAGCGAAGCGTATCGAGACCCGCCCGCCCCCGACATCCGCTCACCGAAGAATCGAGCCGACCATGA
- a CDS encoding nitroreductase/quinone reductase family protein: MGWNEDVIEKFRESKGTENYWGPKLVILHSVGAKTGDVHLNPVVGFRNEEGWRVVASKGGSPENPAWYHNLRANPTFELEALVDGEVVTQIVTATQVPDDEWREAYDAIVAEEAQFGDYLEKTDRRIPVLQLTPIAG; encoded by the coding sequence ATGGGTTGGAATGAAGACGTCATCGAGAAGTTCCGCGAGAGCAAGGGCACCGAGAACTACTGGGGTCCGAAGCTCGTCATCCTGCACTCGGTCGGAGCGAAGACCGGCGATGTGCACCTGAACCCCGTCGTGGGCTTCCGCAACGAGGAGGGGTGGCGCGTCGTGGCGTCGAAGGGCGGCTCGCCCGAGAACCCCGCCTGGTACCACAACCTGCGCGCGAACCCGACGTTCGAGCTCGAGGCGCTCGTCGACGGCGAGGTCGTGACGCAGATCGTGACCGCGACGCAGGTTCCCGACGACGAGTGGCGCGAGGCGTACGACGCCATCGTGGCCGAGGAGGCGCAGTTCGGCGACTACCTCGAGAAGACCGATCGCCGGATCCCGGTGCTGCAGCTCACGCCGATCGCGGGCTGA
- a CDS encoding DUF6790 family protein, with translation MISDIIAGLIGNYMTTAFVIGLLVAAIQVARYKGRRSAAVVSGLFVNSFVFWAIGIGQAVNFVMHSVFGQFAAQSIGWQQSPFQLELAFSSLGFAVIAFIVHGKRMPFSGKVAVILAAVIFGLGAAGGHVFQMIVNHDYAVNNTGLLLVSDVVINLTGLAFVIWHAVARRRDIAATDALTVRDSRLVDA, from the coding sequence ATGATCTCCGACATCATCGCCGGCCTGATCGGCAACTACATGACCACCGCATTCGTCATCGGACTCCTCGTCGCGGCGATCCAGGTGGCCCGCTACAAGGGCCGCCGAAGCGCTGCCGTCGTCAGCGGCCTCTTCGTCAACAGCTTCGTCTTCTGGGCCATCGGCATCGGCCAGGCGGTCAACTTCGTGATGCACTCGGTGTTCGGGCAGTTCGCCGCCCAGTCCATCGGTTGGCAGCAGTCGCCGTTCCAGCTCGAACTCGCCTTCTCCAGCCTCGGCTTCGCCGTCATCGCGTTCATCGTGCACGGCAAGCGCATGCCGTTCTCGGGCAAGGTCGCCGTGATCCTCGCCGCCGTGATCTTCGGCTTGGGCGCGGCGGGCGGTCATGTGTTCCAGATGATCGTCAATCACGACTACGCGGTGAACAACACCGGCCTGCTCCTGGTCTCCGACGTCGTCATCAACCTCACCGGCTTGGCCTTCGTGATCTGGCACGCCGTCGCTCGCCGCCGCGACATCGCAGCCACCGACGCGCTCACGGTCCGCGACTCGCGACTCGTCGACGCCTGA
- a CDS encoding ATP-binding protein, translating into MNENGGAVASSAVIEQRVAEAIGLADAGTPTVLDLEGHAGFGKTHLARSVVKRLPGSTVLRATAYEDTQSDPLSLLEQLGVEITGSNANANALSASRDVGSRLDAVRGDGLLVVVLDDLQWADPESIDAIGILMARMAGDRLLLVAGHRPIGSRHARWTARLNDAPSAVQIVLDGFDEEATLELLRESAPEAPLDLARNLREHTGGSPLFLRSLLHEHPVLELQALADRGELPATHDLVATMGERLSRLDPAMVATLSAIAVIGGDGAEPYLVSAVADVSDVATALAPLTREGLVVVDRTGPIQRARIFHGVVQAAVYDNIPPATRERMHATAAARSMSESERLRHRVAAARSADDGLAADLGAFADALHERGRYREAARFRRQAAQLSSTSDRSADHVFEADLESILALDLDDLSVDEREVSLGARARFVVGARLATEKRFVEASDVLGELTAADLDAFEPRNAYRARVMRAWSLVGAGRSAAAALEDLAIAQAAPVSDPAVRGYAALAQGQASQRVAPVDQRMTLAGLLSVDRAQMAATPQGTVGLAWRGAVMSLTGMPDEAIGDLGLVTSRFGDGLMDFTDGVFHALQGFAHFIKGQWPRAAMMIDLSRAGRLKHAAPLTAAIEPLAWVVAGDPEQARRALAEARRTRINGPQPAAVHAGDVVDVLTLCFLGTDEERAGWLEGRTRDLGSPDDWADEQVPHLWYVAQAIGADWAGRPDSTSRWAELLRTTDPPPWSNEAADWLEARVDQTASATTRLLSLADAGLPALPALNGLLQVDAARRSLAAPDGVARRRHAASVLRTLGADHLADDLDAEPEGPEVPSIAPERSVLSGLSDREREVAALILEGLSYTQAAKELYITRSTVSFHLSRIYAKTGTNSRHELIEAARQSAHSSTAHSP; encoded by the coding sequence TTGAACGAGAACGGGGGGGCCGTGGCGAGTTCGGCGGTGATCGAGCAACGGGTTGCAGAGGCGATCGGCCTGGCCGATGCCGGCACGCCGACCGTGCTCGACCTCGAGGGCCACGCCGGTTTCGGCAAGACGCACCTCGCCAGGAGCGTCGTGAAGCGGCTCCCGGGCAGCACCGTGCTGCGGGCGACCGCGTACGAAGACACGCAGAGCGATCCGCTGAGCCTGCTCGAGCAGCTCGGCGTCGAGATCACCGGCTCGAATGCGAATGCGAACGCGTTGAGCGCGTCGAGAGACGTCGGCTCCCGTCTCGACGCCGTGCGAGGCGACGGCCTGCTGGTGGTGGTGCTCGACGACCTGCAATGGGCCGACCCCGAGTCGATCGATGCGATCGGCATTCTGATGGCACGCATGGCGGGCGACCGCCTGCTGCTCGTGGCCGGTCATCGCCCGATCGGTTCCCGGCATGCCCGGTGGACGGCTCGGCTGAACGATGCGCCGTCGGCGGTGCAGATCGTGCTCGACGGGTTCGACGAGGAAGCGACCTTGGAGCTGCTGCGCGAGTCCGCCCCCGAAGCTCCGCTCGATCTTGCTCGAAATCTCAGGGAGCACACCGGCGGCAGCCCGCTCTTCCTGCGCTCCCTGCTGCACGAGCACCCGGTCCTCGAACTGCAGGCGCTCGCCGATCGAGGCGAGTTGCCGGCGACGCATGACCTCGTGGCGACGATGGGCGAGCGCCTGTCGCGCCTCGATCCGGCCATGGTGGCGACCCTGAGTGCGATCGCCGTCATCGGCGGCGACGGGGCGGAGCCCTATCTGGTGAGCGCTGTGGCCGACGTCTCAGACGTCGCGACCGCGCTCGCGCCGCTGACCCGTGAGGGGCTCGTCGTCGTCGACCGCACCGGCCCGATCCAGCGCGCCCGCATCTTCCACGGCGTCGTGCAGGCGGCGGTCTACGACAACATCCCGCCGGCCACGCGTGAACGCATGCACGCGACGGCGGCGGCGCGATCGATGTCGGAGAGCGAACGGCTCCGGCATCGCGTCGCTGCCGCTCGGAGCGCCGACGACGGCCTGGCCGCCGACCTCGGCGCCTTCGCCGATGCGCTGCACGAACGCGGCCGCTATCGAGAGGCCGCGCGCTTCCGGCGACAAGCGGCGCAACTGAGCTCGACCTCCGACCGGTCGGCCGACCACGTGTTCGAAGCGGATCTCGAGTCGATCCTCGCCCTCGACCTCGACGATCTCAGCGTCGACGAGCGCGAGGTCTCTCTTGGTGCCCGTGCCCGCTTCGTCGTGGGCGCGAGACTCGCGACCGAGAAGCGCTTCGTCGAAGCCAGCGACGTGCTGGGCGAACTGACTGCGGCCGACCTCGACGCGTTCGAACCGCGGAACGCCTACCGGGCCAGGGTCATGCGCGCCTGGTCGCTCGTGGGGGCGGGCCGCTCCGCCGCCGCCGCGCTCGAAGACCTTGCGATCGCCCAGGCCGCCCCGGTGAGCGACCCGGCGGTGCGCGGCTACGCCGCTCTGGCGCAGGGGCAGGCGTCGCAGCGGGTGGCACCGGTCGATCAGCGGATGACGTTGGCGGGGTTGCTCTCGGTCGACCGGGCGCAGATGGCCGCGACCCCGCAGGGCACCGTCGGCCTGGCCTGGCGAGGCGCGGTCATGTCGCTGACGGGCATGCCCGACGAAGCGATCGGCGACCTCGGACTCGTGACCTCGCGGTTCGGCGACGGACTCATGGACTTCACCGACGGAGTGTTCCACGCCCTGCAGGGCTTCGCGCACTTCATCAAGGGGCAGTGGCCGCGCGCGGCCATGATGATCGACCTGTCCCGCGCTGGTCGCCTCAAGCACGCCGCGCCGTTGACCGCCGCGATCGAGCCGCTCGCCTGGGTGGTCGCGGGTGACCCCGAACAGGCGCGCCGTGCCCTCGCCGAGGCGCGACGCACCCGCATCAACGGACCGCAACCCGCGGCCGTGCACGCCGGCGACGTCGTCGACGTGCTGACGCTCTGCTTTCTGGGTACCGACGAGGAACGGGCCGGATGGCTCGAGGGGCGCACTCGCGACCTGGGTTCTCCCGACGACTGGGCCGACGAGCAGGTGCCCCATCTCTGGTACGTCGCCCAGGCCATCGGTGCCGACTGGGCCGGGCGCCCGGATTCGACCTCTCGATGGGCTGAGCTTCTGCGCACCACCGACCCGCCGCCCTGGTCGAACGAGGCCGCCGATTGGCTCGAGGCGCGCGTCGACCAGACCGCCTCAGCGACGACCCGTCTCCTGTCGCTGGCAGACGCCGGCCTGCCGGCACTTCCGGCGCTGAACGGACTCCTGCAGGTCGACGCCGCCCGGCGCTCGCTCGCCGCACCCGACGGCGTCGCACGGCGTCGGCACGCCGCCTCGGTCCTGCGGACGCTCGGCGCAGACCATCTCGCCGACGACCTGGACGCCGAGCCCGAGGGCCCGGAGGTTCCGAGCATCGCGCCCGAGCGATCCGTGCTGTCCGGGCTCAGCGACCGCGAACGGGAGGTGGCCGCCCTCATCCTCGAAGGACTGAGTTACACCCAGGCCGCGAAGGAGCTGTACATCACCCGCTCGACCGTGTCATTCCACCTGTCGCGCATCTACGCGAAGACGGGTACGAACTCACGGCACGAACTCATCGAAGCCGCCCGCCAATCGGCCCACTCGTCGACCGCCCACTCGCCGTAG